A genomic region of [Eubacterium] eligens ATCC 27750 contains the following coding sequences:
- a CDS encoding YggS family pyridoxal phosphate-dependent enzyme, with the protein MLKDNLIEVEEHIKKACEKSGRNPEDVCLVAVSKTKPKEMLMEVYDCGIRQFGENYVQEMVDKTDTLPKDITWHMIGHLQRNKVKYVVGRAALIHSVDSERLAVAISDDAVKKGLVQDILIEVNVAGEENKFGVTCDEAEEFVKKIAVLPGIRIRGFMTSAPFVENPEDNRKYFRELKQLLVDINNKNIDNVYMNVLSMGMTNDYTVAVEEGATHVRVGTAIFGARDYSH; encoded by the coding sequence ATGTTAAAGGATAATCTTATTGAAGTAGAAGAGCATATTAAGAAAGCATGTGAGAAATCAGGAAGAAATCCAGAAGATGTGTGTCTTGTTGCAGTAAGCAAGACTAAGCCCAAGGAGATGCTTATGGAAGTATATGACTGTGGAATAAGACAGTTTGGAGAGAATTATGTTCAGGAGATGGTGGACAAGACAGATACACTTCCTAAGGATATAACATGGCATATGATAGGACATCTGCAGAGAAACAAGGTAAAATATGTTGTAGGACGAGCTGCATTGATTCATTCAGTTGATTCAGAAAGACTTGCTGTTGCAATAAGTGATGATGCAGTAAAGAAAGGCCTTGTACAGGATATTCTTATTGAAGTAAATGTTGCAGGAGAAGAGAACAAGTTCGGTGTAACATGTGATGAAGCGGAAGAATTTGTAAAGAAAATAGCAGTGCTTCCGGGAATCAGGATAAGAGGATTCATGACAAGTGCACCATTCGTTGAAAATCCAGAAGATAACAGAAAGTATTTTAGAGAATTAAAGCAATTACTGGTTGACATAAATAACAAAAACATAGATAATGTATACATGAATGTTTTGTCCATGGGCATGACTAACGACTATACAGTTGCGGTGGAAGAAGGAGCAACTCATGTCAGAGTGGGAACAGCAATATTTGGAGCCAGGGACTATTCACATTAA
- a CDS encoding HlyD family efflux transporter periplasmic adaptor subunit: MAGKKVVRYRRKPKAAAIIFGIVLVYIVCFIVIYVSKAKVQTYEVEVGSLMNNASFTAVALRKEEVYNSSYSGDINYYQREGTRVMTDDTVYTVDETGRVSEILAQYTSGDGNKLSDENLTVIKNTLTNYKTEYGDNDFSAVYDLKSDLNATVLQSINENIMANLDSIVSSTGSQDLFKTVKSDKPGIVVYSIDGYEGITEDTIGNVDFKKTAYDKQNLKAEKLIAASDPAYKLITSENWTLMFPVTQSDIDKYSLSGKDTISIKFTKDNVMGTFPFKIVNDGKNSYGEITLSKYMIRYATERFLDIEIIVSGKSGIKVPVSAVTENEFYKIPKEYLITNGEKGNYGFLVEESDSEGKRNQVFKSVDIYKSNDESIYIKKTELSAGTAIIKMDSNDRFVVGPVEKLKGIYCVNTGYTVFKLVEIIDGNNEYYIVKQSLSHGVSIYDRIILDADKYSENEMIY; the protein is encoded by the coding sequence ATGGCGGGAAAGAAAGTAGTCAGATACAGAAGAAAGCCGAAAGCAGCAGCAATTATATTTGGAATAGTGCTGGTATATATTGTGTGCTTTATAGTTATATATGTTTCAAAAGCAAAGGTACAGACATATGAAGTTGAAGTGGGTTCACTAATGAATAATGCTTCATTTACAGCGGTTGCCTTAAGAAAGGAAGAAGTCTATAATTCTTCATATTCCGGTGATATTAACTATTATCAGCGAGAGGGAACAAGGGTTATGACCGATGATACAGTGTATACGGTTGATGAGACAGGAAGAGTGTCAGAGATTCTTGCTCAGTATACTTCCGGAGATGGTAATAAACTGTCTGATGAGAATCTGACAGTTATAAAGAATACACTTACTAATTATAAGACGGAATATGGTGATAATGATTTCAGTGCAGTATATGATCTTAAGTCTGATCTTAATGCAACAGTTCTTCAGTCTATTAATGAGAATATCATGGCTAATCTTGATTCGATTGTTTCAAGTACAGGAAGCCAGGATCTTTTCAAGACTGTGAAATCAGATAAACCGGGAATAGTTGTGTATTCAATTGATGGATACGAGGGAATAACAGAAGATACAATTGGAAATGTAGATTTTAAAAAAACTGCATATGATAAGCAGAATCTTAAAGCTGAAAAATTGATTGCAGCGTCGGACCCGGCGTATAAGCTTATTACGAGTGAGAACTGGACACTTATGTTTCCGGTTACACAGTCGGATATTGATAAGTATTCGTTATCCGGTAAAGATACAATATCAATCAAATTTACAAAAGACAATGTTATGGGAACATTTCCTTTTAAGATAGTTAATGATGGAAAGAATTCATATGGTGAGATTACTTTATCAAAGTACATGATTAGATATGCAACAGAAAGATTTCTTGACATTGAAATAATTGTGTCAGGAAAATCAGGAATAAAGGTTCCTGTGTCTGCAGTTACAGAGAATGAGTTTTATAAGATACCAAAGGAATATCTTATAACTAATGGAGAAAAGGGCAATTATGGATTTCTTGTAGAGGAAAGTGACTCAGAAGGAAAGCGGAATCAGGTATTTAAGTCAGTTGATATCTATAAATCAAATGATGAATCAATATATATTAAAAAGACAGAGCTTTCGGCGGGAACAGCCATTATAAAAATGGATTCTAATGACAGATTTGTAGTTGGCCCTGTAGAAAAACTTAAAGGTATTTATTGTGTTAATACAGGATATACGGTCTTTAAGCTTGTAGAAATAATTGATGGTAATAATGAATACTATATTGTTAAACAGTCACTTAGCCATGGTGTGTCAATATATGACAGAATAATTCTAGATGCAGACAAGTATTCAGAGAATGAGATGATATATTAA
- a CDS encoding DUF378 domain-containing protein has protein sequence MNSKPIDYIALTIAIVGTLNWGLIGFLNFNLVHFIFRSVMIDRIIYALVGLSGLYLLSTYGRIKALGEDM, from the coding sequence ATGAATTCTAAACCTATAGACTACATTGCTCTTACAATTGCCATTGTAGGAACTCTTAACTGGGGACTTATCGGTTTCCTCAACTTTAATCTTGTGCATTTTATCTTCAGATCAGTTATGATTGACCGTATAATCTACGCACTTGTAGGTCTTTCCGGCTTATATCTTTTAAGTACTTACGGAAGAATCAAGGCACTTGGCGAAGATATGTAG
- the coaBC gene encoding bifunctional phosphopantothenoylcysteine decarboxylase/phosphopantothenate--cysteine ligase CoaBC codes for MLKGKTVVLGVTGSIAAYKIANLASMLVKKHANVHVIMTENACNFINPITFETLTGNKCLVDTFDRNFQFNVEHVSLAKLADIFLVAPASADVIGKIANGIADDMLTTTIMACKCPKLISPAMNTNMFTNPIVQDNLKKLEHYGYEIIQPDSGYLACGDTGAGKMPSEQVLLNYILRTIAKDKDMTGIKLTVTAGPTREKLDPVRFLSNNSTGKMGYAIAKMAMLRGADVTLISGKVSLEPVPFVKMVDIVSAEDMYNAVIKSAKDADIIIKAAAVADYRPSDVSDEKIKKKDGDMSIPLERTKDIIGTLGSSKRDGLFLCGFSMETEHMLDNSKVKLTKKNLDMIVANNVKVAGAGFGTDTNVVTVITKDAVEELPMMSKEEVADALLDRIMKARQ; via the coding sequence ATGCTTAAGGGAAAGACAGTTGTTCTTGGAGTAACAGGCAGTATAGCAGCATATAAGATTGCTAATCTTGCAAGTATGCTTGTAAAGAAGCATGCCAATGTGCATGTTATAATGACTGAGAATGCATGCAATTTTATTAATCCGATAACATTTGAGACACTTACAGGAAATAAGTGCTTAGTTGATACATTTGACAGAAACTTCCAGTTTAATGTTGAGCATGTCAGCCTTGCAAAGCTGGCTGATATATTCCTTGTAGCACCTGCTTCGGCAGATGTAATAGGAAAGATTGCAAATGGGATAGCAGACGATATGCTGACTACAACAATTATGGCATGCAAATGTCCAAAGCTTATATCACCTGCGATGAACACTAATATGTTTACTAATCCTATAGTACAGGATAATCTTAAGAAATTAGAGCATTATGGATATGAAATTATCCAGCCTGACAGCGGATATCTTGCGTGTGGAGATACAGGTGCGGGAAAGATGCCGTCGGAGCAGGTTCTTCTTAATTACATCTTAAGGACAATAGCTAAAGATAAGGATATGACCGGAATTAAGCTTACAGTTACTGCAGGACCTACAAGAGAGAAGTTAGACCCTGTAAGATTCTTATCTAATAATTCCACTGGAAAAATGGGATATGCAATTGCTAAGATGGCAATGCTTCGTGGAGCGGATGTAACACTTATATCAGGAAAAGTAAGCCTTGAGCCGGTGCCATTTGTTAAGATGGTGGATATTGTTTCAGCAGAGGATATGTATAATGCAGTAATTAAGAGTGCTAAAGACGCAGATATAATAATCAAGGCAGCAGCAGTTGCAGATTACAGACCGTCTGATGTAAGCGATGAAAAGATTAAGAAAAAAGATGGTGATATGTCAATTCCTCTTGAGCGGACTAAAGATATAATCGGCACACTTGGAAGCAGTAAAAGAGATGGATTGTTCCTGTGCGGATTCTCAATGGAAACAGAGCATATGCTTGACAATTCCAAGGTGAAGCTTACAAAGAAGAATCTTGATATGATAGTGGCTAATAATGTCAAAGTGGCAGGAGCCGGATTTGGAACAGATACCAATGTGGTTACTGTTATTACTAAAGATGCAGTCGAGGAGCTTCCTATGATGAGTAAGGAAGAGGTTGCTGACGCACTTCTTGACAGAATAATGAAAGCAAGACAATAA
- a CDS encoding type III pantothenate kinase, producing MSRKNTKGTILAIDMGNTNIVIGCVDDDKVIFEERLSTDLSKTELEYAISFKNVLEIYNIKSEDINGAIISSVVPQLVNVIKAAVEKVVDIEPLVVGPGVKTGLNILMDQPKQVGSDLIVDAVAATHDYGAPVIIVDIGTATTISTVDENGNYIGGAILPGAGVSMNSLSSRTAQLPRISFDAPKGPVGKNTVDCMKSGLIYGHAGSIDGIIDRIIDCCGFGKNGKPAAKLVATGGLSKVIIPFCRNRIETDPALLIRGLKYIYDKNV from the coding sequence ATGTCAAGAAAGAATACTAAAGGAACAATATTAGCTATAGATATGGGCAATACTAATATAGTTATTGGCTGTGTTGATGATGATAAAGTAATATTTGAGGAAAGGCTGAGTACAGACCTTTCAAAGACAGAGCTGGAGTATGCCATCAGCTTTAAGAATGTTCTTGAAATTTATAATATAAAATCAGAGGATATCAATGGTGCAATTATATCGTCAGTTGTTCCACAGCTTGTTAATGTTATTAAAGCTGCTGTTGAAAAGGTTGTAGATATAGAGCCTCTGGTTGTAGGACCCGGAGTAAAGACTGGACTTAACATTCTTATGGACCAGCCGAAGCAGGTGGGAAGTGACTTAATAGTTGATGCAGTTGCAGCGACACATGATTATGGTGCACCTGTTATTATAGTTGATATAGGCACAGCTACTACTATAAGCACAGTTGATGAGAATGGTAATTATATAGGTGGTGCAATCCTTCCGGGAGCAGGCGTTTCAATGAATTCACTTTCATCAAGAACTGCGCAGCTTCCAAGAATCAGCTTTGATGCACCAAAAGGACCGGTTGGAAAGAACACGGTTGACTGTATGAAGAGTGGTCTTATATACGGACATGCAGGAAGTATAGACGGAATTATAGACAGAATAATAGATTGCTGCGGATTCGGAAAGAACGGAAAGCCTGCTGCAAAGCTTGTGGCAACAGGGGGGCTTAGCAAGGTTATAATTCCATTCTGCAGGAATAGAATTGAGACTGACCCTGCACTTCTTATAAGAGGTCTGAAATACATTTATGATAAAAATGTCTAG
- the mtaB gene encoding tRNA (N(6)-L-threonylcarbamoyladenosine(37)-C(2))-methylthiotransferase MtaB encodes MKKVAIHSLGCKVNSYEAESMEIMLRDEGYEIVPFSEDVQADIYIINTCSVTNIADRKSRQMLHKAKKMNPEAVVVAAGCYVQADPDGVKKDECVDIILGNNMKISIVEALNDYFGGADKTSYLVDINDKYQEYESLKINQTGEHTRAYIKIQDGCNQFCSYCIIPYVRGRVRSRKPEDIVNEVKTLAATGVKEVVLTGIHISSYGTDLENISLIELIEAIHEIEGIKRIRLGSLEPRIITEEFAKRIAGLEKICPHFHLSLQSGCDKTLKAMNRKYNTEEYYEGCVKLREVFENPAITTDVIVGFPGETEEDFLETRKFLEKVHFYEMHIFKYSRRKGTVADKMKEQVADTVKSERSAVLLALEKAQSLEYRKMYIGKRLEVLIEELTEIDGRSYYTGYTKNYIRVAIAADEFKDNPVNDIYECMADKLICDGVTILARCN; translated from the coding sequence TTGAAAAAAGTTGCTATACACAGTCTGGGCTGTAAGGTTAATTCCTATGAGGCAGAATCAATGGAGATAATGCTTAGGGATGAGGGGTATGAGATAGTGCCTTTCAGTGAAGATGTTCAGGCTGATATATATATAATTAATACATGTTCAGTAACTAATATTGCTGACAGAAAATCAAGACAGATGCTGCATAAGGCAAAGAAGATGAATCCGGAGGCGGTTGTTGTTGCTGCTGGCTGTTATGTGCAGGCAGACCCTGACGGAGTTAAAAAGGATGAATGTGTTGATATCATTCTTGGTAATAATATGAAGATAAGTATTGTTGAAGCATTAAATGATTATTTTGGCGGTGCGGATAAAACAAGCTATCTTGTTGATATTAATGACAAGTATCAGGAGTATGAATCGCTTAAGATTAACCAGACAGGGGAACATACAAGAGCGTATATCAAGATTCAGGACGGATGCAACCAGTTCTGTTCTTACTGCATAATACCATACGTAAGAGGCAGGGTAAGAAGCCGTAAGCCTGAAGATATAGTAAATGAGGTTAAGACGCTTGCAGCTACAGGTGTTAAGGAGGTTGTTCTTACAGGAATTCATATATCATCTTATGGAACAGACCTTGAGAATATAAGTCTTATAGAACTTATAGAGGCAATCCATGAGATTGAAGGAATTAAAAGAATACGTTTAGGGTCACTTGAACCAAGAATAATTACAGAAGAATTTGCAAAAAGGATTGCCGGCTTAGAAAAGATATGTCCACATTTTCACTTATCATTACAGAGTGGATGCGACAAGACATTAAAGGCAATGAACAGAAAATATAATACAGAAGAGTATTATGAGGGCTGCGTAAAGTTAAGAGAAGTGTTTGAGAATCCGGCAATAACTACTGACGTAATCGTGGGATTTCCGGGCGAGACAGAGGAAGATTTCCTTGAGACACGCAAGTTCCTTGAGAAAGTACATTTTTATGAAATGCATATATTCAAATATTCAAGAAGAAAGGGTACTGTTGCTGACAAGATGAAGGAACAGGTAGCAGACACTGTTAAGTCAGAAAGAAGTGCAGTTCTGCTTGCGTTAGAGAAGGCACAGTCACTTGAATACAGAAAGATGTATATCGGAAAAAGGCTAGAAGTTCTTATAGAAGAATTGACAGAAATAGATGGCAGGTCATATTATACAGGATATACAAAGAACTATATAAGAGTGGCAATAGCCGCTGATGAGTTTAAGGATAATCCTGTTAATGACATATATGAATGTATGGCTGATAAGCTTATCTGTGACGGGGTTACTATATTAGCGAGGTGTAATTAA
- a CDS encoding HPr family phosphocarrier protein: MKTVKISLNSIDKVKSFVNDITKFDVDFDLVSGRYVIDAKSIMGIFSLDLSKPIDLNIHADNDIDTILAVLKPYIVE, encoded by the coding sequence ATGAAAACTGTAAAGATTTCATTAAATTCAATCGACAAAGTAAAATCTTTTGTCAACGATATCACTAAATTCGATGTTGACTTTGATCTTGTTTCTGGCAGATATGTAATTGATGCCAAGTCTATAATGGGTATATTCAGTCTTGATCTTTCTAAGCCAATTGACTTGAACATTCATGCAGACAATGATATTGATACAATCCTTGCCGTATTAAAGCCATACATCGTTGAGTAA
- the thiI gene encoding tRNA uracil 4-sulfurtransferase ThiI has product MYKAFLIKYGEIGVKGKNRFIFEDALVRQIKFSLKDVEGEFDVRRADGRIYVNALADYDYDEVIESLTRVFGIVGICPVVQIEDNGFDDLANQVINYLDKAYKNKNLTFKVNARRTRKNYPMNSMEINMELGGRILDAFPEMKVDVHKPEVLLQVEIRGDVINIYSIEVPGPGGMPIGTAGKAMLLLSGGIDSPVAGYMVAKRGVQIEATYFHAPPYTSERAKQKVIDLAKIVSKYSGPITLNVVNFTDIQMAIYEKCPHDELTIIMRRYMMKIAEDLGKSSGCQGLVTGESIGQVASQTMASLYCTNEVCTMPVFRPVIGFDKQEIIDISEKIGSYETSIQPFEDCCTIFVAKHPVTKPNLNIIKQHETNLDGVIEELYKTAIETTEKIVIE; this is encoded by the coding sequence ATGTATAAAGCATTTTTGATAAAGTATGGAGAAATAGGCGTTAAAGGAAAGAACAGATTCATCTTTGAGGACGCCCTTGTAAGACAGATTAAGTTCTCACTTAAAGATGTTGAGGGAGAATTTGATGTAAGAAGAGCAGATGGAAGAATCTATGTTAATGCACTTGCGGACTATGATTATGATGAGGTAATTGAGAGCCTTACAAGAGTATTTGGTATAGTTGGAATCTGTCCTGTAGTTCAGATTGAAGATAACGGTTTTGATGACCTTGCTAATCAGGTTATCAATTATCTTGATAAGGCATATAAGAATAAGAATCTTACATTCAAGGTTAATGCAAGAAGAACAAGAAAGAATTATCCAATGAACTCAATGGAGATTAATATGGAACTTGGTGGAAGAATTCTTGATGCATTCCCAGAGATGAAGGTTGACGTGCATAAGCCTGAGGTTCTTTTACAGGTAGAAATCAGAGGAGATGTAATCAATATTTACTCTATCGAGGTTCCGGGTCCTGGCGGAATGCCAATCGGAACAGCAGGAAAGGCTATGCTTTTATTATCAGGTGGTATTGACAGCCCTGTTGCAGGATATATGGTTGCCAAAAGAGGTGTACAGATTGAAGCAACATACTTCCATGCTCCTCCATATACAAGTGAAAGAGCAAAGCAGAAGGTAATTGACCTTGCAAAGATTGTATCTAAGTATTCAGGCCCTATTACACTTAATGTTGTTAATTTCACAGATATCCAGATGGCTATATATGAGAAATGTCCACATGATGAGCTTACAATCATTATGAGAAGATATATGATGAAGATTGCTGAAGATTTAGGAAAATCAAGCGGATGTCAGGGACTTGTTACAGGAGAGAGTATCGGACAGGTTGCAAGCCAGACAATGGCAAGTCTTTACTGTACTAACGAAGTGTGTACAATGCCTGTATTCAGACCGGTTATCGGTTTTGACAAGCAGGAGATTATTGATATATCAGAAAAGATTGGCTCATATGAGACATCAATACAGCCATTTGAGGACTGCTGTACAATATTCGTTGCAAAGCACCCTGTAACCAAGCCTAATCTTAATATTATCAAGCAGCATGAGACTAACCTTGACGGAGTTATTGAGGAGCTTTACAAGACAGCAATTGAGACAACAGAAAAAATCGTAATTGAATAA
- a CDS encoding cysteine desulfurase family protein encodes MEAYLDNSATTKCAAEVVETAVKVMSEDYGNPSSKHMKGVDAEKYIREAKEVIAKTLKCQDKEILFTSGGTESNNMAIIGTAMANKRKGMHCIVSSVEHSSVKEPFNFLEKEGFRITYLPVDKDGIVDIEALKDALDDETILVSVMYVNNEIGAVEPIEEIGHIIKDYNPDIVYHVDAIQAYGKYKIYPKKLGIDLLSVSGHKIHGPKGSGFLFINDKTRIKPIIYGGGQQKGMRSGTENVPAIAGLATAVKLIYNNDFESKIAHLYELKDYFIDELEKLPDVQVNSKKGTDSAPQIVSASFKGVRAEVLLHSLEDKGIYVSSGSACSSNKPGLSNTLVAIGLDKELLDSTLRFSFCYETTKEELEYTIETLKQLLPMLRKYTRR; translated from the coding sequence ATGGAAGCATATCTTGATAATTCTGCTACAACGAAATGTGCAGCAGAGGTAGTAGAAACAGCAGTAAAGGTTATGTCAGAAGATTATGGTAATCCATCATCAAAGCATATGAAGGGCGTTGATGCAGAGAAATATATCCGTGAAGCTAAAGAGGTAATAGCAAAGACTCTTAAGTGTCAGGATAAGGAGATACTCTTTACTTCTGGTGGAACAGAATCTAATAACATGGCAATAATCGGAACAGCAATGGCTAATAAAAGAAAAGGAATGCACTGCATAGTATCATCTGTAGAACATTCATCAGTTAAAGAGCCATTCAATTTCCTTGAAAAAGAAGGCTTCAGAATAACATATCTTCCAGTTGATAAAGACGGAATAGTTGATATAGAGGCTCTAAAGGATGCACTTGATGATGAGACAATACTTGTTTCAGTAATGTATGTTAATAATGAAATTGGTGCAGTTGAACCGATTGAAGAAATCGGACATATAATTAAAGATTATAATCCTGATATTGTATATCATGTTGATGCGATTCAGGCTTATGGTAAATATAAGATATATCCTAAGAAGCTTGGAATTGATCTGTTATCAGTCAGTGGACATAAGATTCACGGACCTAAGGGGAGCGGATTCTTATTCATTAATGATAAGACAAGAATCAAGCCTATTATATATGGTGGAGGACAGCAGAAGGGCATGCGTTCAGGAACTGAAAATGTTCCGGCTATAGCAGGACTTGCAACTGCCGTAAAGCTTATATATAATAATGACTTTGAAAGCAAGATAGCACATTTGTATGAGTTAAAGGATTACTTCATAGATGAGCTTGAAAAGCTTCCTGATGTGCAGGTAAACAGCAAGAAGGGTACGGATTCAGCACCACAGATTGTAAGTGCAAGCTTTAAGGGAGTAAGGGCAGAAGTGCTTCTTCATTCACTTGAAGATAAAGGAATCTATGTATCATCAGGTTCAGCATGCTCATCTAACAAGCCGGGACTGAGCAACACACTTGTTGCAATCGGACTTGATAAGGAGCTGCTTGATTCTACACTTCGGTTCAGCTTCTGCTATGAGACAACAAAGGAAGAACTTGAATACACAATAGAAACACTTAAACAGCTGCTTCCAATGCTTAGGAAGTACACAAGACGATAA
- a CDS encoding 16S rRNA (uracil(1498)-N(3))-methyltransferase gives MYHFFAEHENIHDSYIDIVGSDVNHIKNVLRFKEGDKLLISSGDNVDYECSIASMSDEYIRADILSKDEQGKELPSRIILFQGLPKADKMELIIQKAVELGAYSVVPVAMKRSVVKLDAKKAKAKVERWNGIALSAAKQSKRSIQPEVTEVMTFKQALEYAGKLDKLLLPYECAEGMEKTRKVIEEIGHGESVGIFIGPEGGFDRSELDEAVNAGCEIITLGKRILRTETAGMMLLSVLMYNMEE, from the coding sequence ATGTATCATTTTTTTGCAGAGCATGAGAATATCCATGATTCATATATAGATATAGTTGGAAGTGATGTTAATCATATTAAGAATGTATTAAGATTCAAAGAAGGCGACAAGCTTCTTATAAGCAGCGGAGATAATGTTGATTATGAATGCAGCATTGCTTCTATGTCAGATGAATATATAAGGGCAGATATACTAAGCAAGGACGAGCAGGGAAAAGAACTGCCTTCAAGAATAATCCTGTTTCAGGGACTGCCTAAGGCTGACAAAATGGAGCTTATAATACAGAAGGCTGTAGAACTCGGAGCATACAGTGTTGTTCCTGTAGCAATGAAGAGAAGCGTTGTAAAACTAGATGCGAAGAAAGCTAAAGCTAAGGTTGAACGCTGGAATGGTATTGCATTAAGTGCAGCCAAGCAAAGCAAGAGAAGTATCCAGCCTGAAGTGACAGAAGTTATGACATTTAAGCAGGCACTTGAGTATGCGGGAAAGCTAGATAAGCTTTTACTGCCATATGAGTGCGCAGAAGGCATGGAAAAGACCAGAAAAGTGATTGAAGAAATCGGACATGGAGAATCTGTTGGTATATTCATAGGCCCTGAGGGCGGATTCGACAGGTCAGAGCTTGACGAAGCTGTAAATGCAGGCTGTGAGATAATCACACTAGGTAAGAGAATATTAAGAACTGAGACAGCGGGAATGATGCTGTTGTCAGTGCTTATGTATAATATGGAAGAATAA
- the prmA gene encoding 50S ribosomal protein L11 methyltransferase encodes MKWNKYSIQTTTDAVDMISSALNDIGIEGIEIEDNVQLTKEEAKSMFVDFIPDLPPDDGRAKVNFYIDSEEDDGSMLEKVKAELEDLRMFIDIGEGTITESETEDKDWINNWKQYWHTFTIGDLFIKPTWEPETEEMKGHAVLSIDPGTAFGTGSHETTRMVIKQLQKYVKDGDEVLDVGCGSGILSVVALKYGAKHAFGTDLDPNAIIASEENAEQNNIDKKQLEVIEGNIIDDKAVKDACGYECYDIVCANILADVLEPLSTCIHEHMKHGAYFITSGIIDTKENEVAEAFKKNPELEIVEINHDGEWVNITARRK; translated from the coding sequence ATGAAGTGGAATAAATATTCAATCCAGACAACTACAGATGCAGTTGATATGATAAGCAGCGCGCTTAATGATATAGGAATTGAAGGTATCGAAATTGAGGATAATGTACAGCTTACTAAGGAAGAGGCTAAGTCAATGTTTGTAGATTTCATTCCTGACCTTCCACCTGATGATGGCAGAGCTAAGGTTAATTTCTACATTGACAGTGAAGAAGATGATGGCTCAATGCTTGAAAAGGTTAAGGCAGAACTTGAAGATTTAAGAATGTTTATTGATATTGGTGAGGGTACAATCACAGAATCAGAGACAGAGGATAAGGACTGGATTAATAACTGGAAGCAGTACTGGCATACATTTACAATAGGAGACTTATTCATTAAGCCTACATGGGAGCCGGAGACAGAGGAGATGAAGGGGCATGCTGTACTTAGCATTGACCCGGGAACAGCTTTCGGAACAGGTTCGCATGAGACTACAAGAATGGTTATAAAGCAGCTTCAGAAGTATGTTAAAGATGGTGATGAGGTGTTAGATGTCGGCTGTGGAAGCGGTATACTTTCAGTAGTTGCATTAAAATATGGTGCAAAGCATGCATTTGGTACAGACCTCGACCCTAATGCAATTATTGCATCAGAGGAAAATGCAGAGCAGAACAATATAGATAAGAAGCAGCTTGAGGTTATTGAGGGTAATATCATTGATGATAAAGCTGTTAAAGATGCCTGTGGCTATGAGTGCTACGACATTGTGTGTGCCAATATCCTTGCAGACGTATTAGAGCCGCTTTCTACATGCATACATGAGCATATGAAGCACGGCGCTTACTTTATTACTTCCGGTATTATAGATACTAAGGAAAATGAGGTGGCAGAGGCATTTAAGAAGAATCCTGAGTTAGAGATAGTTGAGATTAACCATGATGGCGAGTGGGTTAATATCACAGCAAGAAGGAAGTAG